ACTTTCTCCTAACATTTTTAGTTATTCTTTCAAATAATAGCGCCTAAAATAGAGCGGAAGAACTGATTTAACTGTCTCTTTGATCGACCCGAATACTTTTTATTGAGTAGAGTTGACCATACCCATTTTTTGATTAAGAGCTTTTCTCTTCTTTAACCAGGAGTGTTCCGATTAAATCCAAAATACCTAAACATAAGGGAGCAATTCGAAATATTTCCCAGTCCGGATCAAAAGCCAAGATGATAGACAGCAGATAGAGTCCAACACTCGCATAGAGAAGGCTTTTATTCCCCTTCTTCATCCCTAGTCGAATTAGAAAGGCCCCAATCGCAAGACTTAATAAGTTTGGACCAAGGAAAATCAAAACGACAAATCCCCAACCATAACCCCAAGGTGCAAAGTAAAAGACAAACAATACAAGATAGATAATGGATAAGTAAAATGTCGCTGAAAGAAGAATAGAATGTAAGCTATTTTCTTTTGGAGGATTCTGAACAGATACAGAATTGGGATAATCTTCACTTAACTTACTATGTTCTTTATTTTCCTCAAAATGTTTCTCTTGGTTTGTCATCACTTTCTCCTTCCTTTCTTATATTTTTATGTTTTTCCTTTAACACCATTATTCTTGATTCCATTATTCTTTTCATGATAGCCATCTATTCAATGCTATCTCTTAAACATTAATTTGAACAGGTTTTCAATTAGATTGCTAACATATCATGAAATAGACTGGAAGCTTCCCTAAATAAAATCAGCCTCTGCAATAGCTCGTTTCACTTCTTCAATTGGTAAATTGACCAGTTCTACTTCTTTTTCACGGTAAAGATACTCAGCATATTCATCGATCCGATACTGATGAATGTATACCACTCTCTTGCAACCGACTTGAAGCAATTGCTTGGTACAATTGAGACAAGGAAAATGCGTCACATAAGCTGTAAAGCCCTTGGGAATTCCACGTTCAGCTCCTTGCAAAATCGCATTGACTTCCGCATGAATCGTCCGGACACAATGTCCCTCGACCATGAGGCAGCCATCCTCTAGACAATGATCTGTCCCAGAAACGGACCCATTATAACCCGTTGCAATGACCTTATTATCCTTAACCAGAACGGCCCCTACCTTAGCGCGATTACAGGTCGCTCGATTCGAAATCAGTAAGGCCTGTGCTGCAAAATATTCATCCCATGCTAGTCGATTGTGTGGCACCTTTGTATCCTCCATCTCTCCTCATATTGCTTACGATTATTTTCATTATAGCATGAAATCAACAAGAAAAAAAGACTGAGAAAACCTTCCCAGTCTTATAAATATTATTTAGCAAGTTTTGCTTTCGCTGCATCTGCAAGAGCTGTGAAAGCTGCTGCATCGTTAACAGCCAAGTCAGCAAGCATTTTACGGTTAACTTCGATCTCAGCCAATTTCAAACCATGCATCAATTGTGAGTATGAAAGTCCATTCAAACGAGCTGCCGCATTGATACGTGTGATCCACAATTTACGGAAGTCACGTTTCTTTTGACGACGGTCACGGTATGCATAGTAGTAAGAGTTCATTACTTGTTCTTTTGCAGTACGGAACAAGATATGTTTAGCTCCATAGTAACCTTTAGCTAATTTAAGAATACGTTTACGACGTTTGCGTGATACAACGCCACCTTTAACACGTGCCATTTATATTTCCTCCAATATTTCCTAGAATTCTTTACTTACAAATACGCGATTATTTCAAGCGAGTAAGCATTGCTTTGATACGTTTGAAATCTCCTGCATGCACCATAGATGCTTTACGAAGATGACGACGTTGTTTCTTAGTTTTTCCGTGGAAACGGTGAGAAGTGTAAGCACGGAAACGTTTAAGTCCACCAGAACCTGTACGTTTGAAACGTTTAGCTGATGCGCGGTGTGTTTTTTGTTTTGGCATGATATTTTCTCCTTTTTTTAACTTTCTGACAGATTATTTCTTGTCAGTTGCTGGCGCCAATTGCATGAACATTTGACGTCCATCCATCTTAGCTCGTTGTTCGATGATCGCCACATCTTGTGTCGCTTCAGCGAAGTCGGCTAAAACTTTAGCACCAATCTCTTTGTGGGTAATCATACGACCCTTAAAGCGAATGGATACCTTCACTTTATTTCCTTTTTCAAGGAATTTGCGAGCATTGCGAAGTTTTGTATCGAAATCACCCTTGTCAATCACTGGGCTCAAACGAACTTCTTTCACGGTCACAACGCTTTGTTTTTTGCGTTGTTCTTTTTGCTTCTTCTGGTACTCAAATTTGAACTTACCGTAGTCCATAATTTTCGCAACAGGAGGTTTAGCTTGAGGTTGAATGAGAACCAAGTCAACATTAGCATCGTCCGCAAGTGCTTGCGCTTCGCTAAGTGGTTTGATACCCAATTGCTCACCTTCAAGACCGATTAAGCGAACTTCACGTACACGAATTTCATCATTGATGAATAAGTCTTGCTTTGCTATGGTTTTCACCTCTTTTTTATTATTCGAGAAAAACAAAGAACGAGCCTGCAAAACAGGCCCGAACTACATGATGTATTTCATTACTGAAACTTGATCCGTAGGGGCCAGGCAACTTGCGTCACAAGGCGAGAAGTTCTCACTTCTGCTTTTCTCAACTTTTATATAATATCAAGTTTTTTATTCTTTGTCAAGAAGTTTTTTTGCTTTTTCTTCAATAAAGGCAACAACGTCTGCAATTCCAACACCCGTCGTATCATAATGAATGGCATCAGCTGCAGGTTTCAAAGGAGACACGGCACGGTGGCTGTCCTTATAGTCCCGCTCAGCGATTTCTTTTTTCAGCAATTCAAGATCCGCTGTAATGCCCTTCTCAACATTTTCATTATAGCGACGTTTTGCCCTCTCCTCCACAGAAGCAACCAAAAAGATCTTTAATTCTGCATGTGGAAGGACAACTGTCCCAATATCACGACCATCCATAACAATGCCACCTTCTGCTGCAATCTCTTGCTGTAGAGCGACAAGTTTTTCACGGACTGGTGCAAGTGCTGCAACCCATGAGACATTATTGGTCACTTGGTTATCGCGAATCGGGTGGGTAATATCCACATCTGCTACAAAAACGAGCTGTTCTCCGTCTTCCGAACGACCAAAACTAATCGGATACTGATCTAAAAGGTCTAACAAGTCATCAACCTGTTCGGCTGTCAATTTATTTTGCAAAGCTAGATAAGTCGCTGCACGATACATAGCCCCCGTATCTAGATACGTATAGTCTAGATCCTTAGCAATGATCTTCGCAACCGTTGACTTTCCACTAGAAGCCGGTCCATCAATAGCAATTTGAATTTGTTTCATGCTGTGCTCAACTCCTACTGAATCTTAACGACATCACCAGGATTGGCATACCATGATCCTGTAGACATGTGAGATGGATTTAACTGTTCCAATTGAGCAATGGAAATGCCGGCACGCGCTGCAATAGCTGCTTCCCCTTCTCCTGCTTGAACAGTAATCGTTCCTTCTTCAGAGTTTTCATTTTTCGAACTGTCCTCGGTAGCTTCTTGTTTGTTCTTTGCCGCAGGGGCGGATGATTTCTGTTCAACCTTGGTCTCACCATTATAGAATCCAGACATTTGTTTGGATTTGTTGCTGCCACCTGTTGAAAGGAAAATCAACAAGCAGACCATCGCCACTACTACTACAAAGAAAATAATGGCTAAAATCGTCAATAGACGATCTGCCTTAATTCCGTTTAACTTACTCGTTCTTTTCAATGTTTCTTCTCCATCATCGTAAATATCTTCTTCCCATGGTTCTTTTGCCATGACTTCCTCCTTGTTTTTTCTCGTAAAAATCATTACAATAGAAGTATGAAAGTTACGTTAATTCCAGATCGTTGCATCGCTTGCGGTCTCTGTCAGACCTATTCTGAATTATTTGATTACCATGACAATGGCATCGTTAAATTTGCTGCTGAAGAGGACAACCTCCTTGAAAAGGAAGTCCCTGTCACAAACGATGTTCTCGAGGCTATTAAAGAATGCCCCACTCGTGCTCTCTTAAAAGATTAAGAGGGCTTTTTATTTGTCTGCATAATACATCTCGTAGTAATCCACATGGATGAAGTTATCCGTCAGGATTACTTCTCCCTTAAAATAAGGATTTAAGGCAAGTGCATTGATAAAGTATTTTTTCGGCCATTTGCGCATACAGAATGTCCGACTTCGCGAACCGTCATTAAAAATGAGCTTGATTGATTTCTTATTTACTTCGACCTTTTCGATCGAGTCAATCTTCACCTTGATTGGAGTAAAAGGATTAGCTGTAATAATCCGCAAGATCCCGTCTTCATAGATCGTGAAGTAACGATGAACTCCAATCGCGAGCAAGACCATAAATAAAAAGAACGAAAACAAAACTAGCGTTGGCACACTAGAGCTCTCATACATCAAGGCCAGTCCAATAAAGACCGGAATCACGGCAATGGACCAATAAGTCACAAGTATTGATAAGTCCGGTTGCCAATGATAATGGACCTTTCCAAATATCTTAATCATGAGCGTACCCCCATCTAATAGTTTAGCATAAAAAACAAAAAAAAGGGAGCTAGACAGCTAAAAACACAAAGATTTTTACCTGCTAGCCTCCTTTTAATTTGATCGGTTAGTTGGAACTTTAAAAAAGTCTTTAGATAGGTAACCTTTCCCACTAATCAGGTCGTATTCAACCATTTTTAAATCATCCGCAATCTCTAACGCTTCTCCTTCTAAAGCCTTTTTATCGACACTTGCTTTTTTCAATACTTCTGTTAACAAAGCATAGTAAGGCGAAACTTTTGAATTGGTCTGTTCAAAGACCATAGCAGAGAAATCACTTGAATTGACCAAAGGATAATTCAATTTTGGAGCATCAAAATTACTCCAAATGAAGTAATCTGTCTGATACTGGCTCTCCGGATTATTCTTAAAGGCGGACTCAGGATAAAGTCCTGGCAAGTGATCCCCATAAAATACCACTGTGATCTTCTTATCTATTTTAGAAAGACTTTCCAGGAAG
The DNA window shown above is from Streptococcus sp. S1 and carries:
- a CDS encoding deoxycytidylate deaminase is translated as MPHNRLAWDEYFAAQALLISNRATCNRAKVGAVLVKDNKVIATGYNGSVSGTDHCLEDGCLMVEGHCVRTIHAEVNAILQGAERGIPKGFTAYVTHFPCLNCTKQLLQVGCKRVVYIHQYRIDEYAEYLYREKEVELVNLPIEEVKRAIAEADFI
- the rplT gene encoding 50S ribosomal protein L20, which gives rise to MARVKGGVVSRKRRKRILKLAKGYYGAKHILFRTAKEQVMNSYYYAYRDRRQKKRDFRKLWITRINAAARLNGLSYSQLMHGLKLAEIEVNRKMLADLAVNDAAAFTALADAAKAKLAK
- the rpmI gene encoding 50S ribosomal protein L35; this encodes MPKQKTHRASAKRFKRTGSGGLKRFRAYTSHRFHGKTKKQRRHLRKASMVHAGDFKRIKAMLTRLK
- the infC gene encoding translation initiation factor IF-3, whose protein sequence is MKTIAKQDLFINDEIRVREVRLIGLEGEQLGIKPLSEAQALADDANVDLVLIQPQAKPPVAKIMDYGKFKFEYQKKQKEQRKKQSVVTVKEVRLSPVIDKGDFDTKLRNARKFLEKGNKVKVSIRFKGRMITHKEIGAKVLADFAEATQDVAIIEQRAKMDGRQMFMQLAPATDKK
- the cmk gene encoding (d)CMP kinase, yielding MKQIQIAIDGPASSGKSTVAKIIAKDLDYTYLDTGAMYRAATYLALQNKLTAEQVDDLLDLLDQYPISFGRSEDGEQLVFVADVDITHPIRDNQVTNNVSWVAALAPVREKLVALQQEIAAEGGIVMDGRDIGTVVLPHAELKIFLVASVEERAKRRYNENVEKGITADLELLKKEIAERDYKDSHRAVSPLKPAADAIHYDTTGVGIADVVAFIEEKAKKLLDKE
- a CDS encoding SAG1386/EF1546 family surface-associated protein, whose product is MAKEPWEEDIYDDGEETLKRTSKLNGIKADRLLTILAIIFFVVVVAMVCLLIFLSTGGSNKSKQMSGFYNGETKVEQKSSAPAAKNKQEATEDSSKNENSEEGTITVQAGEGEAAIAARAGISIAQLEQLNPSHMSTGSWYANPGDVVKIQ
- a CDS encoding ferredoxin, which gives rise to MKVTLIPDRCIACGLCQTYSELFDYHDNGIVKFAAEEDNLLEKEVPVTNDVLEAIKECPTRALLKD
- a CDS encoding EbsA family protein, producing MIKIFGKVHYHWQPDLSILVTYWSIAVIPVFIGLALMYESSSVPTLVLFSFFLFMVLLAIGVHRYFTIYEDGILRIITANPFTPIKVKIDSIEKVEVNKKSIKLIFNDGSRSRTFCMRKWPKKYFINALALNPYFKGEVILTDNFIHVDYYEMYYADK